The Paenibacillus sp. FSL R7-0345 DNA segment ACGAGCTGGACCGCAGTCAACACTCCTCTGGTCATCTCAGCCTGAATCGAAAGGATATCCGCTTCAATGATCCATTCCTGCCAGTTTAGTTGGGGATGGGGATCCTCACTAGTAATTCTGTTGTGTATAAATTCTGTCATTCACTCACTCCTTGCTATTGGGCTGCTTGCGGTAATTCGTCAGCACCAGCCTGCTGCACCTTCTCCGGCCAGGTTATCACATTCCGGGTACTGCTAAATCTTTCGTAGAACAGCTCCTTCTTGCTAAACATGCTGATGATTAGATGGATAAGGAACAGGAGATCAATCAGCAGCACCACACCACGGGCGGTAGCAGCCAGCTCCTCGTTCAATGCCGCAGCGTATGCCGAATCAAACAGCAGGATATTCATTCCCGGCAGGACAGCATACAGCAGCCCGAATCTTATAATGAGCATCCACAGCCGCAGCTTTCCGGATTTGCCCTGCAACCTGATGCGTACCACCCATTTTCCCGGTGTCCTTCCACCGGTTAAGCGCGGTATGAGCATGAAGTAGACAGCAAGTGTAATCCAGAGCGGATAAGGAACAGGGGACAGGCTCAGTAAAAATGCTGCAGGCAGCCATACGCAGGCATCCAGCATAAAAGCAATCCCGCGGCGGGTATAGGTAACCCGTTTCGCATCCAGATCCTCATTGGCATCCAGCCGTTCAATCTGCGGGAGAGCCGCGGATATCCAGAGGGCGATTCTGTATCCGGCAATCCCGCCGAGCGTGTTGGTGATCAGGTCATCCACATCAAACACCCGGTACGGATGATCAAAGAAGCCGTAAATTGCGGTTATCTGTGTAATCTCGAACAGCAGGGAGAGGCTAAATGAGAGCAGGATGCAGACTACCCATCTCGTACGGAAATAATAGCCCAGAAACATGCCGAACGGCACCGTCAGCAGCACATTAAATGCAGCCTGATAAAAGGGCGGCTCGCTCAGCAGCGACATATAAGTTGACGGATCGTCTACATTGAAGCGGCTGCTGTGCAGGATCTCCCCGATGAACTGCAGCGGGGTAAGCTGCAGGCTGCCGCCCGCAGGAGGCAGATTATGCCTGGAGTCCGGAAATGGCAGCATGATCAGATAGAAGACATTTAACAGATAGAGCAGCAACAGATAAAGGATCAGCGCCCGGAGCTTATGGATATAGCCGTAACGCCGGTACTGGACAATCAGGAAGGGCAGTGTAAAGAGCAGTGCCGCAACCGGAAAAGACATAAACGCATAGGAAATAGGGAAAAGATACGATTCAAACATAGTCCACCTGCCGTTAAAATAATTTGATCGAGCATACCTTATACTTACCAGTCTCACGGCTGAAGGAATCAGCGGCTGACCTTCAGGAAAACCGGCGGGTATAAAGAACGCACTAAGCTCCCCAGAACATCACGGCGTGAGCTCTGCTGGCTGTTAGACGTTCTAACCGGACAGAATCACTGCAGGTGATGCTCAGCAACCGGAACAAATCAAAGGAAGACAAAGCAGGCATTTTTATTATAAAAGTTATTGAAAGCGCCCTCAATGGATTTAATCATTATAATGATTTTTTCCGGCTTGGCATACATATGTCTGGAGAGGAGCGTGAGCCTAAAATGGAAAAGAAAGTGCAGCACTACTATAAGCTGAAAGCCAAGCATAAGGAGATCGAGAAGGAGCTGGCGGAGCTCAGGCAGGAAATTGTGGCATACTGCGCCGCGCAGGGAGAAACGGATACTGTTATCGGAAGCTACAGGGTCAAGCTGGTCACACAAAACCGCAAGGAATATGATGATGAAAAGCTCTACAATACCCTGGCGGATCCGCAGGTGTGGCGGCTAATGTCCAAAGTCGATCCGGCCAAGGTGGCCAGCCTCGCCAAGCTCAAGGTCATTGCGGAAGATAAGCTCGCGGATACTTACACAGTGAAGGAGGTAACTTTGCTGACGGTGGATAAACAATAAGCGGGCACAAACGGGGCTTTACCACAGGGCAGTTCCTGCGCAGGAGCTGCCTATTAAGGCTGCTGTTGAGGCGCTTTGCAGAACAAAAATCGCCATCCTGTCCATTTTGCGTTAAAATAACTACTGGAGCTTAAGAGAGACAGATAGCAATTTAGTCAGATATGGAGGAAAAACAATCATGAAGGATTTTGAACTGATGCTGGAGAAATATGCTGATCTGGTGGTTAAGGTCGGAGTGAATGTACAGCCCGGACAGGTGCTGATGGTTTATGCCCCGCTCGAAACGGCTGAGCTTACCCGTCTAATCGTGGGCAAAGCTTATGAAGCCGGTGCCAAATATGTAATGGTGGACTGGGATGACGAAGCTGTCACGCGTATCCGTTATGAGAAAGCGCCTGAAGATTCGTTCAGCTACTATCCGCAGTGGCATGCCGATATGCTGGAGGGCTTTGCGGAAGAAGGCGGAGCGATTTTACATATAAAAGTACCTGATCCGGAGCTGTTCCGCGGAATCGATTCGTCCAAGGTGTCTACCGCAGTCAAAGCGGCGGCCATTGCCCGCAAGAAATACCAGAACTATACCCGCAGCAGCAAAATCAGCTGGTCGCTGGTCAAGGCGCCGACCCGCGCCTGGGCTGATAAAGTATTTGCGGACCTGCCGCAGGAGCAGCGGATTGATGCGATGTGGGAAGCGGTGTTCCAGATGAACCGCGTAGGCAGCGAGGACCCTGTAGCGGCATGGCGCGAGCATATTGCCCAGCTTAAGGTGAGCCAGGACCGGATGAACGCCAAACGTTACAAGAGCCTGCATTACCGGGCACCGGGCACTGATCTTCACGTTGAGCTGCCGGAAGGCCATCTGTGGCGCGGAGGCGGCGGCGAGAACGGCAGCGGGGTATATTTTGTAGCCAATATGCCAACCGAAGAAATCTATACCATGCCGCTGCGCACCGGTGTAAACGGTACGGTATCCAGCACGCTTCCGCTGAACCTGAACGGCCGGCTCGTGGACGGGATTACGTTAACTTTTGCAGACGGAAAGGTTACCGCCTATGACGCAGCCTCCGGCCGCGAGCATCTGACCTCCCTGCTGGAAACGGATGAGGGTGCTTCTTACCTCGGTGAAGTGGCGCTGGTGCAGCATGATTCGCCGATCTCCCGCCTGAACAGAGTGTTCTACAACACTGGTATCGACGAAAATGCCTCCTGCCATTTCGCGCTGGGCAGCGCGTATCCGGTTAATATCGAAGGCGGCGTCGGCCTCAGCAATGAAGAGCTGCTCAAGCGCGGCGCCAATGTCAGCCTGACGCATGTCGACTTTATGATCGGCTCGGCGGAGCTTGAGATCGATGGTGAGCTGGCAGACGGTACCATTGAGCCGGTGTTCCGTAAAGGGAATTGGGTGCTGTAACCCGATTCGTATTGTTAAGAAGGGCCTTCCGTACCGGGGGCTCTTTTTATTTTTTATTTTTTATAGGGAAAACTGTTTGCGGCTGCTCTCCGTCTTATACTATGAAAGGCTAGAGAGAGGAGGGGGCTGGGTGACGAAGTCTGGTATAGAGATGAAAAGGTTGACAGGAGCGCTCTCCAGCGGGGAGACGATATTTTATGAGGCCGTGATGGAGCACAGTGACAAGCTGTATCAGATTGCCTACAGTTATCTGGGGAACCGTAATGATGCGCTTGAGGCGGTACAGGAGACGACCTGCCGGGCGTGGATCAAACGGAGAACACTGAAGGATCAGCGGGCGTTTAAAGCCTGGATTATCCGGATCTTAATCTATGTGTGTATCGATGAACAGCGCAGAAGAAAGCGGAGTGTGCCGACTCCGGACGAGCGTATGCAGGAGCCGGTCATGAAGCCGGACACCGGCAGGCTGGAAATGCGCTGGGCGCTGGAGCAGGTTAAGCCGAAATACAGGCATGTGCTGCTGCTGAAATACTACAATGACATGACTCTGGGAGATATTGCGGAATTGCTGAACAAGCCTGAAGGGACCATCAAAACCTGGCAGCATAAAGGGCTAAAGCAGCTCAGAACTATTTTGAAGGATCGGGGTGAGTGGAATGATTAACAGCAGGGAAGAGCAGGCGATGGCGGCCGAGGCAGTGCAGATGCAGCAGCAGCTTCAGGAGGAAACGGACAAGCACTACATTAGACTGGCGGTTCAAAACGGCCTGGAACGCGGGATGAACAGCTCGAAGCGGGCTGCGCTGATGAAAGGTTCCATCTTTGGGCTGGCTGCAGCTGCAATGGTTGCATTCCTGCTGTTCATCATCCCGATGCTGCATGATAAACAATCGACTGCTGCCGATCCCGGTCCGGTGGACTGGGGTGTGCTTGAGCCGTTCAGGGAGTTTAATGGTTATGACATCAACTCGGCTACCCTGGAATCAGCGGTGCGCAATGACTATTTTCAGCTGCTGGACAAGGGTGTGGAGATTGAAGGGTATATGGTTACACTGAATGCAGTGACGGCTGATGAGAACCGGATTATCCTTTTATATACGGCAGAAACATCGGACGATCAGGAAATTTATGGTTTTAGCAGCAGCAGAATGCTGGATGTACAGACCGGCAGCCAGCTGAACCGTAATGGCGGAGTTGGCGCACATGCCAAGATAAACGGGGAAGACAACTATCATAAGTATTACGGAAAAAGCGTGTTCGAGCTGGACCGCAGCAAACCGTTCCCTGCGCAGCTGGAGGCGGATTTTCAGATTGCTTCCGTTGATCCGGGCAAAATGGATGATCCCAAGACAGGCACCATCATGGCGGATATTCATTACTCCCCGCGGATTAAAATTTCTTTTGATCTGGATCAAACATTCAAGGAGATCCCGACAAAGGTGATTCATCCGGATAAAAGCGTTATGCTTGCCGGTCACGAGGTTGTCCTGAGCCAGGTGGAGCTGTCGCCTTTGATGATCAGAGCCCGGTTTGCCCTGAAGAATGAAGCGGAGAACGAGTGGGAGGTAAGACGGGCGATTTTTGAAGCTGGCGCTGGAAAGGTTGTGGCTGAGACCGGTAAGGGTGCGGTAGAGCTGCCTTTGCTGTCAGCGGCTGGGACTGATAATGGTTTTGAGGAGCTGTTCGCCAGCACCCTGCTGGATGATCCAGAGTCGCTTGTTCTGGAGTTTACAACGAAGACGGGGGATAGCGAGTCTGTGGTGGAGTTTGATTTGTTAGAATAGGCAGCTAAAGAGCTAAAGAGCTAAAGAGCTAAAGAGCAAAGATCTAGAGTTAAAATAGCGCTTGGTAACGCTTGGTAAAGCCCCGCTAATTTGTTAGCGGGGGCTTGTGCATGGACCGTCGCCGGGTGGCCGGGAGAAAGTTGTTTGTTGGATGGACTGACGCGATATAGGGGATTTTTCCCACTAATCGTAGCAAAAAGGCCGCCCCCAACCTTAACTAAAGGGATTTTTCCCACTAATCGCGTCAAACGGCTCGTCACCAGCCCTAATTAAAGGGATTTTGGACCTCCGTCAAGAAAGTAGACGTAACTTTAAAGGAATTAAGCTGCCTTCTGCTTAAATTTCGCTGCAAATTGAACCGGCGAAAGATAGCCTAGTGCACCATGGATTCGTTTGCGGTTATAAAAAAACTCAATGTACTGGTAGATCGCGTCATAGGCTTGTTTCTTCGTTTTGAATCGGGTGCAGTACACAAACTCTTTCTTAAGTAAGCTGTGGAAAGATTCAATACAGGCATTGTCATAACAGTTACCTTTACGACTCATACTGGCTTTCATACGGTACTTCTTCAAACGCTCACGGTACTCCTTGGAGGCGTATTGTGAGCCACGATCGGAATGGTGGATTAGGCCTTTCTTCGGGCGTTTCGCCTTGTGAGCGTCGTCCAGGGCATCTAAGACGAGGTCGGTAGTCATTCGATCGCCAAGCCTCCAGCCTACGATTTCTCGGGTGCAAAGGTCGAGCACGCTGGCCAGGTACAGCCGTCCCTCACGGCAGGGGATGTAGGTAATGTCTGCAACCCAGGTCTTGTTGGGTTTTTTTGTCTTAAATTGCTGATTTAGCAGGTTCGGTGCAATGGGTAACTCGTGATTAGAATCGGTCGTATGCACACGAAACTTCTTGGCGACACAGGAGCGCAGGCCGAGTTCTCTCATGTATTTTCCAACGGTACGTTCGCTGACCTTTTGCCCTTCACGCTGCAGGAGGATAGTGATTTTAGGGCTGCCATAGCGACCATGGGTATCGTGAAAATGATAAGTAATCCGCTGGCATAGCAACGCTTTTCGGGCTGCTTGCGGACCTGGCTTGGCCGTTCTCCACTTGTAATAGCCGCTCCTTGACACCTGTAGTACGCTGCACATCCTCTCCACACAGAACCGGGAGCGATGATCTTCGATAAACTGGAATCTTAGTTCTTTGGATTGCTGAAGATGTGCACTGCTTTTTTTAGGATTTCCATCTCTTCTGCCATTCTAGCGATGGTTTGATCTTTTTCCTCCAGTTGCCGTTTGAACTCACTCGTTTGCTCTGGGCTGGAAACGGGTTCGTTCTGGAACTGCCGGTATTTCCCTAACCATTGATGTATGGTTTTTGCAGGGATATCCAGCTCCTGGGCTAACTCCGCCACCGTCTTGGTCTGCTCCTGGATATACTTTACCGTCTGTCGTTTAAATTCCTCGTTGTAGCTTTTTCGTGTTCCACTCATGTGGACACCTCCTCGTTAATTGTATTTTCTCTCATTCTCTTAACGAGTGTCCACTATTTATACTAACAGCATTTTTCCCACTAATCGCGTCAAACGGCTCGTCACCAGCCCTAATTAAAGGGATTTTTCCCACTAATCGCGTCAAACGGCCGTTACCAGCCCTAATTAAAGGGATTTTTCCCACTAATCGCGCAAAAAGAGCCGTCGCCAGCCCTATTTAAAGGGATT contains these protein-coding regions:
- a CDS encoding aminopeptidase encodes the protein MKDFELMLEKYADLVVKVGVNVQPGQVLMVYAPLETAELTRLIVGKAYEAGAKYVMVDWDDEAVTRIRYEKAPEDSFSYYPQWHADMLEGFAEEGGAILHIKVPDPELFRGIDSSKVSTAVKAAAIARKKYQNYTRSSKISWSLVKAPTRAWADKVFADLPQEQRIDAMWEAVFQMNRVGSEDPVAAWREHIAQLKVSQDRMNAKRYKSLHYRAPGTDLHVELPEGHLWRGGGGENGSGVYFVANMPTEEIYTMPLRTGVNGTVSSTLPLNLNGRLVDGITLTFADGKVTAYDAASGREHLTSLLETDEGASYLGEVALVQHDSPISRLNRVFYNTGIDENASCHFALGSAYPVNIEGGVGLSNEELLKRGANVSLTHVDFMIGSAELEIDGELADGTIEPVFRKGNWVL
- a CDS encoding VanZ family protein, translated to MFESYLFPISYAFMSFPVAALLFTLPFLIVQYRRYGYIHKLRALILYLLLLYLLNVFYLIMLPFPDSRHNLPPAGGSLQLTPLQFIGEILHSSRFNVDDPSTYMSLLSEPPFYQAAFNVLLTVPFGMFLGYYFRTRWVVCILLSFSLSLLFEITQITAIYGFFDHPYRVFDVDDLITNTLGGIAGYRIALWISAALPQIERLDANEDLDAKRVTYTRRGIAFMLDACVWLPAAFLLSLSPVPYPLWITLAVYFMLIPRLTGGRTPGKWVVRIRLQGKSGKLRLWMLIIRFGLLYAVLPGMNILLFDSAYAAALNEELAATARGVVLLIDLLFLIHLIISMFSKKELFYERFSSTRNVITWPEKVQQAGADELPQAAQ
- a CDS encoding transposase; this encodes MSGTRKSYNEEFKRQTVKYIQEQTKTVAELAQELDIPAKTIHQWLGKYRQFQNEPVSSPEQTSEFKRQLEEKDQTIARMAEEMEILKKAVHIFSNPKN
- a CDS encoding DUF4179 domain-containing protein, with the translated sequence MINSREEQAMAAEAVQMQQQLQEETDKHYIRLAVQNGLERGMNSSKRAALMKGSIFGLAAAAMVAFLLFIIPMLHDKQSTAADPGPVDWGVLEPFREFNGYDINSATLESAVRNDYFQLLDKGVEIEGYMVTLNAVTADENRIILLYTAETSDDQEIYGFSSSRMLDVQTGSQLNRNGGVGAHAKINGEDNYHKYYGKSVFELDRSKPFPAQLEADFQIASVDPGKMDDPKTGTIMADIHYSPRIKISFDLDQTFKEIPTKVIHPDKSVMLAGHEVVLSQVELSPLMIRARFALKNEAENEWEVRRAIFEAGAGKVVAETGKGAVELPLLSAAGTDNGFEELFASTLLDDPESLVLEFTTKTGDSESVVEFDLLE
- a CDS encoding sigma-70 family RNA polymerase sigma factor is translated as MKRLTGALSSGETIFYEAVMEHSDKLYQIAYSYLGNRNDALEAVQETTCRAWIKRRTLKDQRAFKAWIIRILIYVCIDEQRRRKRSVPTPDERMQEPVMKPDTGRLEMRWALEQVKPKYRHVLLLKYYNDMTLGDIAELLNKPEGTIKTWQHKGLKQLRTILKDRGEWND
- a CDS encoding IS3 family transposase, producing MEDHRSRFCVERMCSVLQVSRSGYYKWRTAKPGPQAARKALLCQRITYHFHDTHGRYGSPKITILLQREGQKVSERTVGKYMRELGLRSCVAKKFRVHTTDSNHELPIAPNLLNQQFKTKKPNKTWVADITYIPCREGRLYLASVLDLCTREIVGWRLGDRMTTDLVLDALDDAHKAKRPKKGLIHHSDRGSQYASKEYRERLKKYRMKASMSRKGNCYDNACIESFHSLLKKEFVYCTRFKTKKQAYDAIYQYIEFFYNRKRIHGALGYLSPVQFAAKFKQKAA